A window from Vicinamibacteria bacterium encodes these proteins:
- a CDS encoding AbrB/MazE/SpoVT family DNA-binding domain-containing protein, producing MASAISYLSVDQKGRATLPEEVRVSLGLRPGDFVLLEKTERGTYELVPAALVPRDQLWFHHPEMQGRIRKAEADLTEGRTKETRTVGEAQALLDGLKRRRRGPRR from the coding sequence ATGGCGAGTGCGATTTCTTATCTCAGCGTCGACCAGAAGGGGCGGGCGACTCTGCCCGAGGAGGTGCGCGTATCGCTAGGTCTTCGACCAGGCGACTTCGTGCTCCTCGAAAAGACCGAGCGGGGAACCTACGAGCTCGTCCCGGCAGCCCTCGTGCCGCGGGACCAGCTCTGGTTTCACCATCCCGAGATGCAGGGCCGCATCCGTAAGGCGGAGGCTGATCTTACCGAAGGCCGAACCAAAGAGACCCGGACCGTCGGGGAGGCCCAGGCGCTTCTCGACGGCCTCAAGCGCAGACGCCGCGGGCCGCGCCGGTAA